A window of Paraburkholderia bryophila contains these coding sequences:
- a CDS encoding helix-turn-helix domain-containing protein — protein sequence MLHFIAKPDQMAQLLAASRRQAGLTQAEAAARVGISQSRLSALETDAAALTLEQLLALCGVYGLQLQLSDKTPPAVEPVPLIEW from the coding sequence ATGCTCCATTTCATCGCCAAACCGGACCAGATGGCCCAACTGCTTGCCGCCAGCCGGCGGCAAGCCGGCCTCACGCAGGCTGAAGCGGCGGCGCGCGTCGGCATCAGCCAAAGCCGCCTCTCGGCATTGGAAACCGACGCCGCCGCGCTCACCCTCGAGCAATTGCTGGCGCTATGCGGCGTCTATGGCCTGCAATTGCAACTCAGCGACAAAACCCCACCGGCGGTCGAGCCGGTGCCGCTGATCGAGTGGTGA
- a CDS encoding helix-turn-helix domain-containing protein yields MANETHSPDSIAVAERVRELMSRHGIGKRQQTTELCRILDLSFSQGHRKLRGNSPWTLSQIKKVAEVYGEPAAQLFGAQSLDPGMVGAIAQEALFSIGAIELACTAWVGAALEAGSRPEFVAYSRLGQWRVARHDGTLYQSAYEVHKIEIYPRRAETDKPAIAVVDDDQASADNLRDYLERSGFTAVAIYGLAAFTEQLQTQVFDGVVIDWLFGSQTSAAAIRAIRASENPDAPIFVLTGELLTGKASESEISQVIRNYDVACYEKPARMAILVADLSKRLNRP; encoded by the coding sequence ATGGCCAACGAAACACACTCACCTGACTCCATCGCAGTCGCCGAGCGCGTGCGCGAGTTGATGAGCCGTCACGGAATCGGCAAGCGCCAACAAACCACGGAGCTGTGCCGGATTCTCGATCTGAGTTTTTCCCAGGGGCACCGCAAGCTGCGCGGCAACAGTCCCTGGACCTTGTCGCAGATCAAGAAGGTCGCCGAGGTGTACGGCGAACCGGCCGCGCAACTGTTCGGCGCGCAATCGCTCGATCCGGGCATGGTCGGCGCGATCGCCCAGGAAGCCCTCTTCAGCATCGGCGCGATCGAACTGGCGTGCACCGCCTGGGTGGGCGCCGCGCTCGAAGCGGGCAGCCGTCCGGAATTCGTCGCTTATTCGCGGCTCGGCCAATGGCGCGTGGCGCGGCACGACGGCACGCTGTATCAAAGCGCGTACGAAGTCCACAAGATCGAGATCTATCCGCGCCGCGCCGAGACCGACAAACCGGCCATCGCGGTGGTCGACGACGATCAGGCCAGCGCCGACAACCTGCGCGACTATCTGGAGCGCAGCGGCTTCACGGCGGTCGCGATCTACGGACTCGCGGCGTTCACCGAGCAACTGCAAACGCAGGTGTTCGACGGCGTGGTGATCGACTGGCTGTTCGGCTCGCAGACTTCGGCGGCGGCGATTCGCGCGATACGCGCGTCGGAAAATCCGGACGCGCCGATCTTCGTGCTGACCGGCGAGTTGCTGACCGGCAAGGCCAGCGAATCGGAGATCAGCCAGGTGATCCGCAATTACGACGTCGCGTGCTACGAAAAGCCCGCGCGCATGGCGATCCTGGTCGCCGATCTGTCCAAGCGGCTTAACCGTCCGTAA
- a CDS encoding potassium channel family protein, with product MPAQPNPPPRQPRFRLPRRARTPWQAPRARTLFTRPAASPQRVLLQRIYLVAGLCVLAFADRDGLRDANRKVLGIVDLMYFTMVTVATVGYGDIVPVTARARLIDAFFIVPIRIVIWFVFLGTAYQFVIQRVIEEFRMKRLQKQLNDHVVICGYGLSGSVAVRELLESGFAAESIVVIDPQQAALEAATALGVAGLLGDPSREDLLQQAQVRLAKAVIIAVADDAIAILLTLTVRSIAPQTKIVARIQEQTYQRQLRQAGADVIVSSTKIGGLLLADAVDSDYIVPFINDLLSTRGRVNLLEREATTQEVGRWSNALPGAVVVGLVRAGRVLSFYEDEPCQIEAGDLLMVIQSSRHPGEAAAAC from the coding sequence GTGCCCGCCCAGCCGAACCCGCCGCCACGCCAGCCGCGTTTTCGCCTGCCTCGCCGTGCTCGCACGCCGTGGCAGGCGCCGCGCGCCCGCACGCTGTTCACGCGACCCGCCGCGTCGCCGCAGCGGGTGCTGCTGCAACGTATCTATCTCGTCGCGGGTCTGTGCGTGCTGGCCTTCGCCGACCGCGACGGCCTGCGCGACGCCAACCGAAAAGTGCTCGGCATCGTCGATCTGATGTACTTCACGATGGTCACCGTCGCGACCGTCGGCTATGGCGACATCGTGCCGGTGACCGCTCGCGCGCGGCTCATCGACGCGTTTTTTATCGTGCCGATCCGCATCGTCATCTGGTTCGTGTTTCTCGGCACCGCCTATCAGTTCGTCATTCAACGCGTCATCGAGGAATTCAGAATGAAACGCCTGCAAAAACAACTGAACGACCATGTGGTGATTTGCGGCTATGGGTTGAGCGGTTCGGTCGCGGTGCGCGAGTTGCTGGAAAGCGGTTTCGCGGCCGAATCGATCGTCGTGATCGATCCGCAGCAGGCGGCGCTCGAAGCGGCCACGGCACTGGGCGTGGCGGGGCTGCTCGGCGATCCGTCGCGCGAGGATCTGTTGCAGCAGGCGCAGGTGCGGCTCGCCAAGGCGGTCATCATTGCCGTCGCCGACGACGCCATCGCGATCCTGCTCACGCTGACCGTGCGCAGCATTGCGCCGCAGACCAAAATCGTCGCGCGCATCCAGGAGCAGACCTATCAGCGTCAACTGCGTCAGGCCGGCGCGGACGTGATCGTGTCGTCGACCAAGATCGGCGGCCTGCTGCTGGCCGACGCGGTGGACAGCGATTACATCGTGCCGTTCATCAACGACCTGCTGTCCACGCGCGGCCGCGTCAATCTGCTCGAGCGGGAGGCGACCACGCAGGAAGTCGGCCGCTGGAGCAATGCGCTGCCGGGTGCGGTGGTGGTCGGCCTGGTGCGCGCCGGCCGTGTGCTGTCGTTCTACGAAGACGAGCCGTGCCAGATCGAGGCCGGTGACCTGCTGATGGTGATCCAGTCGTCGCGTCATCCGGGCGAAGCGGCCGCCGCCTGCTAG
- the tssJ gene encoding type VI secretion system lipoprotein TssJ: MNSRFVRHASLLIVSAAACALLGGCAAAVPVLGAAANAVLQASGLGKPELPDAQKPPRNVGLTLYAAPNLNAATDNRPLALVVRLYVLKDPTSFQQAPFDAFTDPSKEKTTLGGDLLGVREVTLIPGQRYTVTEKVSREAQAFGIVALFRDPAMQRWKFAFDPAKSEKSGIMIGLHNCAMTVTNGTVIPPEQGLPAQPLNMLSSVSCG, from the coding sequence ATGAATTCGCGTTTTGTTCGCCATGCATCGTTATTGATTGTGAGCGCCGCCGCCTGCGCGCTTCTGGGCGGTTGCGCGGCCGCTGTGCCGGTGCTGGGCGCGGCCGCCAACGCGGTGCTGCAGGCCAGCGGCCTCGGCAAGCCGGAGCTGCCGGACGCGCAGAAGCCGCCGCGCAATGTCGGCCTGACTTTATACGCCGCGCCGAATCTGAATGCCGCGACCGACAACCGGCCATTGGCGCTGGTCGTGCGGCTTTATGTGCTGAAAGACCCCACCTCATTCCAGCAGGCGCCATTTGACGCATTTACCGATCCGAGTAAGGAAAAGACTACGCTCGGCGGGGATTTGCTGGGCGTGCGTGAAGTGACGTTGATCCCCGGACAACGCTACACCGTTACCGAAAAAGTCTCGCGTGAAGCGCAGGCATTCGGTATCGTCGCTCTATTCCGCGACCCGGCCATGCAGCGCTGGAAATTCGCCTTCGACCCGGCGAAGTCGGAGAAATCCGGCATAATGATCGGCCTGCATAACTGTGCAATGACCGTGACCAACGGCACGGTGATCCCGCCGGAACAGGGATTGCCCGCGCAGCCGCTGAATATGCTTTCTTCGGTGAGCTGCGGATAA
- the tssK gene encoding type VI secretion system baseplate subunit TssK: MSYSAKVLWGEGLFLRPQHFQRQDAYHEARLFESIQAIQPYNWGVRSARFDRDAIGSNVLRLSELSLVFPDGALYSAPQADELPPPIALDTLPDGINEFTFYLALHPLRETGANYSQDRNAGFVSRYVSEQTPVADHFTDAAEADITFLKTRVKLIAHSEPRDQLLSVPLVRVRRTATSGFEFDDSFVPPCLAIDASPVLHQRLRQLIDALQAKVNALYGFHREPTKNIIEFRSGDIASFWLLHTASAAFASLAHLYQHSALHPERLFQELLRLAGQLMTFSKGYALSDLPAYRHDDPGPAFARLDTILRDLLETVISTRYFAISLEEVRPSFHAGRLDSGKIDDKTQFYIAVSADMPTAELVEAVPARFKVGAPDDVDKLVLSAMPGVRLVYTPQVPPAIPVRPGACYFSFESRGALYDRMLQAQSAMIYAPSGINDLQLELIAVTS, encoded by the coding sequence ATGAGTTATTCCGCAAAAGTGCTCTGGGGGGAAGGCCTGTTTCTGAGGCCTCAGCATTTTCAGCGTCAGGACGCCTATCACGAGGCGCGCCTGTTCGAATCGATCCAGGCGATCCAGCCGTACAACTGGGGCGTGCGTTCGGCGCGCTTCGACCGCGACGCGATCGGCAGCAACGTGCTGCGCCTGAGCGAACTGTCGCTGGTGTTTCCGGACGGCGCGCTCTACTCGGCGCCGCAAGCCGACGAACTGCCACCGCCCATCGCGCTGGACACGTTGCCCGACGGCATCAACGAATTCACGTTTTACCTCGCGCTGCATCCGCTGCGCGAGACCGGCGCGAACTACTCGCAAGACCGGAACGCGGGCTTCGTGTCGCGTTACGTTAGCGAGCAGACGCCGGTGGCCGATCATTTCACCGACGCCGCCGAAGCCGACATCACCTTCCTGAAGACCCGCGTCAAACTCATTGCGCATAGCGAGCCGCGCGACCAGTTGCTGTCGGTGCCGCTTGTGCGCGTGCGCCGCACGGCTACCTCGGGCTTCGAGTTCGACGACAGCTTCGTGCCGCCCTGCCTCGCGATCGACGCCTCACCGGTGCTGCATCAGCGGCTGCGTCAGCTGATCGACGCGCTGCAGGCCAAGGTCAACGCGCTGTACGGCTTTCACCGCGAGCCGACCAAGAACATCATCGAATTCCGTTCCGGCGACATCGCGTCGTTCTGGCTACTGCATACGGCGAGCGCGGCATTCGCGTCGCTCGCGCATCTGTACCAGCATTCGGCGCTGCATCCGGAGCGGCTGTTCCAGGAATTGCTGCGCCTCGCCGGTCAGTTGATGACGTTTTCGAAGGGCTATGCGTTGTCCGATCTGCCGGCCTACCGGCATGACGATCCGGGGCCGGCGTTCGCGCGTCTCGACACGATCCTGCGCGATCTGCTCGAAACCGTGATCTCCACGCGCTACTTCGCGATCTCGCTAGAAGAAGTTCGCCCGTCGTTCCACGCGGGCCGTCTCGACTCGGGCAAGATCGACGACAAGACCCAGTTCTACATTGCCGTGTCGGCCGACATGCCGACCGCCGAACTCGTCGAGGCCGTGCCCGCGCGCTTCAAGGTCGGCGCGCCGGACGACGTCGACAAGCTGGTGCTCTCGGCCATGCCGGGCGTGCGGCTCGTCTACACGCCGCAGGTGCCGCCCGCCATTCCGGTACGGCCGGGCGCGTGCTACTTCTCCTTCGAATCGCGCGGTGCGCTGTATGACCGCATGTTGCAGGCTCAATCGGCAATGATCTACGCGCCATCGGGCATCAACGATCTTCAACTCGAACTGATCGCCGTCACCTCATGA
- the zwf gene encoding glucose-6-phosphate dehydrogenase, which produces MTTHHATATPDLPLDMIIFGGTGDLSFRKLLPALYMAHLHCNLPPETRILTIGRKPWSREEYINEFMELKAKPFIEKKAFDAAAWDKFLALFEYVRMDVDSAEDYQRLKESSREGVRRVFYLATSPDLFTNICDNLATAGLIDGNSRVVLEKPLGHDLASAQEINTAVGKHFNEAQIYRIDHYLGKETVQNLMVLRFGNPIFGPLWQAPYIKSVQITVAETVGVGTRAGFYDKTGALRDMVQNHLLQLLCIVAMEPPVSLDPDAVRDEKLKVLRSLRPMTAEDIARDTVRGQYTAGAVDGEAVKGYLEEENVPAGSRAETFVALRAHINNWRWAHVPFFLRTGKRMQKKVSEIVIEFSELPFSIFPSGGRNYGNKLVIQLQPEESIQLQVLAKEPGSGMHMLPVNLNLDLQQAFTERRAEAYERLLIDVIRGRLTHFMRRDELEAAWAWAEPILEGWGKSGEKPRSYTAGTFGPSASTALMARENGVWAEESQ; this is translated from the coding sequence ATGACGACCCACCACGCTACTGCCACTCCTGACTTGCCGCTCGACATGATCATCTTCGGCGGCACCGGCGACCTGTCGTTCCGCAAGCTGCTGCCCGCGCTCTACATGGCGCATCTGCACTGCAATCTGCCGCCGGAAACGCGCATCCTCACGATCGGCCGCAAGCCCTGGTCGCGCGAGGAGTACATCAACGAATTCATGGAGTTGAAGGCCAAGCCGTTCATCGAAAAGAAGGCCTTCGACGCCGCCGCCTGGGACAAATTCCTCGCGCTGTTCGAGTACGTGCGCATGGACGTCGACTCGGCCGAAGACTATCAGCGTCTGAAAGAAAGCTCGCGCGAAGGCGTGCGCCGCGTGTTCTATCTCGCGACCTCGCCGGATCTGTTCACGAACATCTGCGACAACCTGGCCACGGCCGGGCTGATCGACGGCAATTCGCGCGTCGTGCTCGAAAAGCCGCTGGGCCACGATCTGGCGTCCGCGCAGGAAATCAACACGGCGGTCGGCAAGCATTTCAACGAAGCGCAGATTTACCGGATCGACCACTACCTCGGCAAGGAAACGGTGCAGAACCTGATGGTGCTGCGCTTCGGCAATCCGATTTTCGGGCCGCTGTGGCAGGCGCCGTACATCAAGAGCGTGCAGATCACGGTGGCGGAGACGGTCGGCGTGGGCACGCGCGCGGGCTTCTATGACAAGACCGGCGCGCTGCGCGACATGGTGCAGAACCACCTGTTGCAACTGCTGTGCATCGTCGCCATGGAACCGCCGGTTTCGCTCGACCCGGACGCGGTCCGCGACGAAAAACTCAAGGTGCTGCGCTCGCTGCGTCCCATGACCGCCGAAGATATCGCTCGCGACACCGTGCGCGGCCAATACACCGCGGGCGCGGTAGATGGCGAGGCGGTGAAGGGCTATCTCGAGGAAGAAAACGTGCCGGCCGGCAGCCGCGCCGAAACCTTCGTCGCGTTGCGCGCGCATATCAACAACTGGCGCTGGGCTCACGTGCCGTTCTTCCTGCGTACCGGCAAACGGATGCAGAAGAAGGTGTCGGAGATCGTCATCGAGTTCTCCGAACTGCCGTTCTCGATCTTTCCGAGCGGCGGGCGCAACTACGGCAACAAACTCGTGATCCAGTTGCAGCCGGAAGAATCGATCCAGTTGCAGGTGCTCGCGAAAGAGCCGGGCAGCGGCATGCACATGCTGCCGGTGAATCTGAATCTGGATTTGCAGCAGGCCTTCACCGAGCGTCGCGCGGAAGCGTATGAGCGTTTGCTGATCGACGTGATTCGCGGCCGCCTCACGCACTTCATGCGGCGCGACGAACTGGAAGCCGCATGGGCCTGGGCCGAGCCGATTCTGGAAGGCTGGGGCAAGTCGGGCGAGAAGCCGCGCTCTTATACGGCGGGCACGTTCGGACCGTCCGCATCGACCGCGTTGATGGCACGCGAAAATGGCGTGTGGGCGGAAGAGTCGCAGTAA
- a CDS encoding type II toxin-antitoxin system HipA family toxin: MGRRTYSRALSVWANGERVGVWRLPTRGPMEFEYDPAWVASPAGRPLSLSLLFLPGNLSLKGPRVLNYFDNLLPDSEAIRKRIAQRYRTDTLDAFDLLQAIGRDCVGAVQLLAEDDTPAGVDRIEGTPLSDAEIEAMLARTVSNPAPGAADETDDFRISLAGAQEKTALLWHDGKWQRPHGATPTTHIFKLPLGLVGNKLADLTTSVENEWLCLRILRAYGLPVANTEIMTFGKQRVLSVERFDRQPHSSGQWLLRLPQEDFCQVYGLPSHRKYENDGGPGVLELARILQQSVTPSQDIETLLASQILFWMLAAPDGHAKNFSIRLLAGGQYRLTPLYDVMSIWPVEGSGPNQWSWYKARLAMAMWSRNKHDAFRDVQRRHFNTMALKCSYGADAEPLIQRLIAQTPEVIERVSAELPERFPAKVAERIFKGLKSSAAKLEKMSAT; the protein is encoded by the coding sequence ATGGGCCGTCGAACCTATTCACGCGCGTTGTCCGTGTGGGCCAATGGCGAGCGGGTCGGCGTCTGGCGCCTGCCCACGCGCGGCCCGATGGAGTTCGAGTACGACCCCGCGTGGGTCGCCTCGCCCGCCGGCCGCCCGTTGTCGTTGTCGCTGCTGTTCCTGCCCGGCAATCTGTCGCTCAAAGGCCCGCGCGTCCTCAACTATTTCGACAACCTGTTGCCCGACAGCGAGGCAATCAGAAAGCGGATCGCCCAGCGCTATCGAACCGACACGCTGGACGCCTTCGACCTGCTGCAAGCCATCGGCCGCGATTGCGTGGGCGCGGTCCAACTGCTCGCCGAAGACGACACGCCCGCCGGCGTCGACCGGATCGAGGGCACGCCGTTGTCGGACGCCGAGATCGAGGCCATGCTGGCGCGCACGGTGAGCAACCCCGCGCCCGGCGCCGCCGACGAAACCGACGACTTCCGCATCTCGCTCGCCGGCGCGCAGGAAAAAACCGCCCTGCTCTGGCACGACGGCAAATGGCAGCGCCCGCACGGCGCCACGCCCACCACGCACATTTTCAAGCTGCCGCTCGGACTGGTCGGCAACAAGCTCGCCGATCTCACCACGTCGGTGGAAAACGAATGGCTCTGTTTGCGGATTCTGCGCGCCTACGGACTACCGGTCGCGAACACGGAAATCATGACGTTCGGCAAGCAGCGGGTGCTGAGCGTCGAACGCTTCGACCGCCAACCGCATTCGAGCGGGCAATGGCTGCTGCGGCTACCGCAGGAAGACTTTTGCCAGGTCTACGGCTTGCCGTCGCATCGCAAGTACGAAAACGACGGCGGCCCGGGCGTGCTCGAGCTCGCGCGAATCCTGCAGCAATCGGTCACGCCTTCGCAGGACATCGAAACGCTGCTCGCCAGCCAGATTCTGTTCTGGATGCTGGCCGCCCCGGACGGCCACGCCAAGAACTTCAGCATTCGCCTGCTGGCAGGCGGCCAGTACCGTCTGACGCCGCTTTACGACGTGATGTCGATCTGGCCGGTGGAAGGCAGCGGCCCGAATCAGTGGTCCTGGTACAAGGCCAGGCTCGCCATGGCCATGTGGTCGCGCAACAAACACGACGCCTTTCGCGACGTGCAGCGACGCCACTTCAACACCATGGCGCTGAAATGCTCGTACGGCGCCGACGCCGAACCGCTGATCCAGCGCCTGATCGCGCAGACGCCGGAGGTGATCGAGCGGGTCTCGGCCGAATTGCCCGAGCGCTTTCCCGCCAAGGTCGCCGAACGGATTTTCAAAGGCCTGAAAAGCTCGGCAGCCAAGCTCGAGAAAATGTCGGCGACATAA
- the lhpI gene encoding bifunctional Delta(1)-pyrroline-2-carboxylate/Delta(1)-piperideine-2-carboxylate reductase, with product MTRPTTQIFDATATAQLIPYASLVDALKRASLDYARQRIASPERLVVPLNEGGIMLSMPATAPDLAIHKLVNVCASNRTRELPTIHGQVMAFDADTGETLFILDGPTVTGRRTAAMSMLGVETFDASTPREFLLIGTGTQALNHLEAIGQLYPDARVWVKGSAPERAAAFCAAYGEKMQGNLQGKVSELQPLLTEPDAPIPTSIDVVIALTTSKRAVYDEPARAGRLVIGVGAFTPAMVEIGAHTLSGSALYVDDPAGAKHEAGDFIQAGVDWAVVRGIASVVDESASRPAEKPVVFKTVGCAAWDLAACRVAREALSGV from the coding sequence ATGACCCGCCCCACCACGCAGATTTTCGACGCCACCGCCACCGCGCAACTGATTCCCTACGCCAGTCTCGTCGACGCCTTGAAGCGCGCGAGCCTCGACTACGCGAGGCAGCGAATCGCGAGCCCCGAACGGCTCGTCGTGCCGCTCAACGAAGGCGGCATCATGCTGTCGATGCCGGCCACCGCGCCCGATCTGGCGATTCATAAACTGGTCAACGTGTGCGCGAGCAACCGCACGCGCGAACTGCCGACGATCCACGGGCAGGTGATGGCCTTCGACGCCGATACCGGCGAAACGCTGTTCATTCTCGACGGCCCGACGGTGACCGGACGCCGCACGGCGGCGATGTCGATGCTGGGCGTCGAGACGTTCGACGCGAGCACGCCGCGCGAATTCCTGCTGATCGGCACCGGCACGCAGGCGCTCAACCATCTGGAGGCGATCGGCCAGCTTTATCCGGACGCGCGCGTCTGGGTGAAGGGCAGCGCACCTGAGCGCGCTGCGGCGTTTTGCGCCGCGTATGGCGAGAAAATGCAGGGCAACCTGCAGGGCAAGGTCAGCGAGTTGCAACCGTTGTTGACGGAACCCGACGCACCGATTCCCACTTCGATCGATGTCGTGATCGCGCTGACCACCAGCAAGCGAGCGGTGTACGACGAACCGGCGCGCGCTGGACGGCTGGTGATCGGCGTCGGCGCTTTTACGCCGGCCATGGTCGAGATCGGCGCGCACACCCTATCGGGCAGCGCGCTCTACGTCGACGATCCGGCCGGCGCGAAGCACGAAGCCGGCGATTTCATCCAGGCGGGCGTGGATTGGGCGGTGGTGCGCGGGATTGCTTCAGTGGTGGACGAGTCGGCGTCACGCCCAGCGGAAAAACCAGTTGTTTTCAAAACGGTCGGCTGCGCGGCGTGGGATCTCGCGGCCTGCCGCGTGGCGCGCGAGGCACTGTCCGGCGTTTAA
- a CDS encoding ATP-binding response regulator, which translates to MADQGTHRQIVRRPWRRVLYVLIWLTALAAPAGAIGYLLYANLLNPRTTEQLTGTYDGFYWDAAQLQIAYARFENQLLLYQSGVDDDYQRLVLRYQLLQSKLHVMAGSTRRLTTQLTLLQRQLDEIRSLDRVLADFQPEVEALQTDRTQANQIVAELREHWNEVNDLALSRRFADVADREAMNRDFIDKRRMLFAGGMLLLLLSAAATLLLVLNGRRRTRLMHQQHAALEAEHQASRAAREASLAKDAFLGMISHELRTPLHAIVSSIELLGFNYHSEADRKVIKRLETAGRHLEAQMKDLTDYARLGAGKLELRHEHFEPRELLASIIDEHAMSAEARGLRLESEVSGMSGLVDSDPHRIRQIVNNLVTNAIRYTESGTVRVQLKRRPAVLVFVVCDTGPGVPQAQIPLIFQEFTQLDGSRTRRFEGAGMGLTIVQGLVKLFGGTVDVASTVGEGTTFTVTIPVTAVAAAEPPGVPAHTEPGGAHPCVLIVDDNRLIRESLSEMVAHMGFDAHAVGNADAALAWLDARRCDVVLLDLHMPERDGYTFLADFAGRSGPSSGVPVIVVSAYAPEPEERGKAGEEAGGEAGVQPFFEALLKPVHYEDLRHALQRALASRHMV; encoded by the coding sequence ATGGCAGATCAAGGCACTCATCGTCAAATAGTGCGCCGTCCGTGGCGCCGTGTTCTTTACGTGCTGATCTGGCTGACCGCGCTCGCGGCGCCGGCCGGCGCGATCGGCTACCTGCTGTATGCGAACCTGCTGAACCCGCGCACCACCGAGCAATTGACCGGCACGTACGACGGCTTCTACTGGGACGCCGCGCAACTGCAAATCGCCTACGCTCGTTTCGAGAACCAGTTGCTCCTGTATCAATCGGGTGTCGACGACGACTATCAGCGGCTGGTGCTGCGCTATCAGTTGCTGCAATCGAAGCTGCACGTGATGGCCGGCTCGACGCGCCGGCTGACCACGCAACTGACACTGCTGCAACGCCAGCTCGACGAAATCAGGTCGCTCGATCGTGTGCTCGCCGACTTTCAGCCTGAAGTCGAGGCGTTGCAGACGGACCGCACTCAAGCCAATCAGATCGTCGCCGAATTGCGCGAGCATTGGAACGAGGTCAACGATCTCGCACTGAGCCGGCGCTTCGCCGACGTCGCCGATCGCGAAGCGATGAACCGCGATTTCATCGACAAACGCCGCATGCTGTTCGCCGGTGGGATGTTGCTGCTGTTGCTGTCGGCGGCCGCGACGCTGTTGCTGGTGCTCAACGGCCGGCGCCGCACGCGTCTGATGCATCAGCAGCACGCGGCGCTCGAGGCGGAACATCAGGCGAGCCGCGCGGCGCGCGAGGCGAGTCTCGCGAAAGACGCGTTCCTCGGCATGATCAGCCACGAACTGCGCACGCCGCTGCATGCGATCGTTTCCTCGATCGAACTGCTGGGCTTCAACTATCACTCCGAGGCCGACCGTAAGGTGATCAAGCGGCTCGAAACCGCGGGACGGCATCTCGAAGCGCAGATGAAAGACCTCACCGACTACGCGCGCCTGGGCGCCGGCAAGCTCGAATTGCGTCATGAGCATTTCGAGCCGCGCGAGCTGCTGGCGTCGATTATCGACGAGCATGCCATGTCGGCCGAGGCGCGCGGCCTGCGGCTCGAAAGCGAGGTGAGCGGCATGAGCGGTCTGGTCGATTCCGATCCGCACCGCATCCGCCAGATCGTCAACAACCTGGTCACCAACGCGATCCGCTATACCGAGAGCGGCACCGTGCGCGTGCAATTGAAACGGCGGCCGGCGGTGCTGGTCTTCGTCGTCTGCGATACCGGGCCGGGCGTGCCGCAAGCGCAGATTCCGCTGATCTTCCAGGAGTTCACGCAACTGGACGGCTCGCGCACGCGTCGCTTCGAAGGGGCGGGCATGGGGCTGACCATCGTGCAAGGGCTGGTGAAACTGTTCGGCGGCACGGTCGACGTGGCGAGCACGGTCGGCGAGGGCACTACTTTCACCGTGACGATTCCGGTCACGGCGGTTGCCGCGGCCGAGCCGCCGGGCGTGCCGGCGCACACCGAGCCGGGCGGCGCGCATCCCTGCGTGCTGATCGTCGACGACAACCGGCTGATTCGCGAGTCGCTCAGCGAAATGGTCGCGCATATGGGGTTCGACGCGCACGCGGTCGGCAACGCCGACGCCGCGCTCGCCTGGCTCGACGCACGCCGCTGCGACGTGGTGCTGCTCGATCTGCATATGCCGGAGCGCGACGGCTACACGTTTCTGGCGGACTTCGCGGGGAGGAGCGGACCGTCGTCGGGGGTGCCGGTGATCGTGGTCAGCGCGTATGCGCCGGAGCCGGAAGAAAGGGGAAAAGCGGGAGAAGAAGCGGGGGGAGAAGCCGGTGTGCAACCGTTCTTCGAAGCGTTATTAAAGCCAGTACATTACGAAGATCTGCGCCACGCGTTGCAGCGTGCGTTGGCGTCGCGGCATATGGTGTGA
- the icmH gene encoding type IVB secretion system protein IcmH/DotU has translation MSYAPSLFGGSTPAATPAPASEPSYQVRSLLDLLYDGFFMLFLLKNGREPGDAHEFSQRIQQFLGDFERGAKKLNASADDVFASKFAFCAAIDESVLSSTFKIRTEWERRPLQLTLFGEQLAGEKFFHYLEECRAQGAPRLQSLEVFHMCLLLGFQGKYLLEGPEKLAYLTARIGDEIAHMKGKRAPFAPHWPLPDQVAHRLKREVPLWSIGAVFALVGLLAYLGLNTYLRDQTLRSLAPYSQVVKLGPQSATLTISLP, from the coding sequence ATGAGCTACGCGCCCTCCCTGTTTGGCGGCAGCACACCTGCCGCAACGCCCGCCCCCGCCAGCGAGCCGAGCTATCAGGTTCGCTCGCTGCTCGATCTGCTGTACGACGGCTTCTTCATGCTGTTCCTGCTGAAGAACGGCCGCGAACCGGGCGACGCGCATGAGTTCAGTCAGCGCATCCAGCAGTTCCTCGGCGACTTCGAGCGCGGCGCGAAGAAGCTCAATGCGTCGGCGGACGACGTCTTTGCGTCGAAGTTTGCGTTCTGCGCGGCGATCGACGAATCGGTGTTGTCGTCCACCTTCAAGATCCGCACCGAGTGGGAACGCCGGCCGCTCCAACTGACGCTGTTCGGCGAACAGTTGGCGGGCGAAAAATTCTTCCACTATCTCGAGGAATGCCGCGCGCAAGGCGCACCGCGCCTGCAGTCGCTCGAAGTGTTTCACATGTGCCTGCTGCTCGGTTTTCAGGGCAAGTACCTGCTCGAAGGGCCCGAGAAGCTTGCGTATCTGACCGCCCGTATCGGCGACGAAATCGCGCATATGAAGGGCAAACGCGCGCCGTTCGCACCGCATTGGCCACTGCCCGATCAGGTCGCGCACCGGCTCAAGCGCGAGGTGCCGTTGTGGTCGATCGGCGCGGTGTTCGCGCTGGTGGGTTTGCTGGCTTATCTAGGGCTGAACACGTATTTGCGCGATCAGACGTTGCGTTCGCTCGCGCCGTATTCGCAGGTGGTCAAGCTCGGCCCGCAATCGGCTACGCTGACGATTTCGCTGCCTTAA